In the Elusimicrobiota bacterium genome, CTTCCCTCCTGACCAGCCCACAGGGCTGATCAGGAGGGAACGGTCGCATGGGCCCTCAGCGGCTAACGAGCACAAAAACTACGGTGTTCCGATTTTAGTACCCGCCCATTCCTGGGCCTTGCGGAGAAGTTGGGCGGTGGTCACCGGGTCCGGAGTCTCCGCGTAGGTCCGAAGCAGGGGTTCTGTCCCGCTGGGCCGCAGTAACAACCAGGACCCATCCTCAAGGATAATTTTCAAACCATCTCCGCTTTTCTTTTGGCGGACAACTTTCCCAGTCAGTTTTTCCGGGACCCGTTGGGCCACGGCTTTTTCCCAGGCGGCCCGATCGGGAATGGGGGTCCGAAGGGGAAGATCCACCCGCTGGTAATCCGAAACACCAAACTCCTTGTACATTTCTTGTCGTAGGACCGATAAGGGTTTCCCTTCAGCCAATACCAATTCCATCAGCAGTAGCCCCGAAAGAATTCCGTCCCGCTCTAACCCCCACACACCGACCCCATAGCCCCCGGATTCTTCCCCCCCCAACAATGTTTTACATCGAGCCATTTCATCCGCCACATGCTTATACCCCACGGGCACGTGGGTCACAGGAACCCCCCACGTTTTCGCCATCCGTTCCGAAAGATACCCCATTGAAGTGGCCTGAACCAGTGGTCCCTTCAGCCGACGGTTTTGAACCAAATGTCTAAAAAGAAGCGGAAAGACCGTGTGGGGAGGAAGATAGGCTCCCGTGTCATCGATCACACCCAATCGATCGGCGTCGCCATCCACACCCACCCCGATAACGGCTTTGGTGCGTCGAACAGCCTCCACCAAGGGCGCCAAATGGGGTTCAATCGGTTCCGGGGGAATCCCACCGAAAAGAGGGTCCCGTTGTCCACGAACGATTTCTCCCTTGAGTTTCAGATGGCGAAAGATTTCCTCCCAAACGGGTCCACCCGATCCATGCATGGCGTCCACGGCAAGAGGTGTCTTTTTTTCCCGCCACCACTTGAGTTCCAAGCGGGACAGAAGAGCTTTCACATACCCCTCGTTGGGCGAAAATGAATCCACTTTGGCCCCAAGGTTTGACGGAGGGATCTCCGCTTCAATCATCCCTTCCACCTGGGCCGTGAAGGTGGGATCGGCGGAACGACCCGGGGGAACTTTTATTTTAAATCCGTTATAGGAGGGCGGGTTGTGGCTCGCGGTGATCATAACCCCCGCCGCCGCGGAGAGGCGTTTAAGGGAAAAGGATAACGCCGGGCTCGTGGTGGCTTCTTTCACCACCCACACGCGATGGCCGTGGGCGGCCAAAACCCCGGCCGCTTCGCGAGCAAATTCTTCCGAAAGAAATCGGAAATCGAATCCTACCGCAACAGTCGAACGGGGCTTGAGAACCCGCGCCAACGCCAAAGACACTCGCCGAACATTCTGAAAGGTGAAATCATGAGCGATCTCCCCTCTCCACCCATCTGTTCCAAACACAAGCGGGTTCTCCATATGGATTACTCTCCTTTAAATCCTCGACCCGGCCGGATCACCAGGGTTTGCCCCGGGCGAAGACGGTTGGGATTAGGAATCTTGTTTTCACGCTGAATGGCCGACGCGGTGGTTCGATAACGTTTCGCGATCCGGCCCAAAAAATCTCCGCGCTGAACCTTGTAGCGCACAAACCCAGGGGAGGGGGTCCAATCTTTTACTTGAGCCAAGGCGGCCCTAAACTTCTTTTCCGTCCCCGCCGGAATTCGCAGTTTAAAGTTTGGTTCATTGTTCGGCGTCACCCATAAGCGAACCGAGGGGTTTAGTTCTCGTATCACACTTTCGGAAACACCTGCACAAGCCGCAGCCACTTTCAAATCCAGGGGACGTTCCAACAGAACCACATCGGGCGGGGGAAGGCGCGTGGGACGAGGCGGCCGAAGGCCATACTTCTCCGCGTTATCCCCGATAAGAACAAGGGCCATCAATTTGGGAACGTATTGTTCCGTTTCCCGGGGGATGCCTTGGCGTTTTGATAATAAAGAAAAATCTGTGGAGCGAGTAAATTCCAGATCCCGCTGAATTCCATACATTCCCCGGTTGTAGGCCGCCAACGCCAAATGCCAATCGTCAAACCAGTCGTACAAGCTTTTCAACGTCCGAAGCGCGGCCCGGGTGGATTT is a window encoding:
- a CDS encoding phosphoglucomutase/phosphomannomutase family protein; this translates as MENPLVFGTDGWRGEIAHDFTFQNVRRVSLALARVLKPRSTVAVGFDFRFLSEEFAREAAGVLAAHGHRVWVVKEATTSPALSFSLKRLSAAAGVMITASHNPPSYNGFKIKVPPGRSADPTFTAQVEGMIEAEIPPSNLGAKVDSFSPNEGYVKALLSRLELKWWREKKTPLAVDAMHGSGGPVWEEIFRHLKLKGEIVRGQRDPLFGGIPPEPIEPHLAPLVEAVRRTKAVIGVGVDGDADRLGVIDDTGAYLPPHTVFPLLFRHLVQNRRLKGPLVQATSMGYLSERMAKTWGVPVTHVPVGYKHVADEMARCKTLLGGEESGGYGVGVWGLERDGILSGLLLMELVLAEGKPLSVLRQEMYKEFGVSDYQRVDLPLRTPIPDRAAWEKAVAQRVPEKLTGKVVRQKKSGDGLKIILEDGSWLLLRPSGTEPLLRTYAETPDPVTTAQLLRKAQEWAGTKIGTP